CTTAAACAAGCAGAACAAATTGACGGTGCGCTACTTATGGCATCTTCTAATAATATGATTGTTCTCCCCGACAAAGACGACCAACTCACTTTTGACATATTTAAAAAAAAATTCAAAGGACTTGCTGATAAAAAATACACCATGTTTGGTAATAACGCCAGGTTTTTGTCCTTTACAAAACGAAGCCGGGCTATTTGCTATTCGTCTGCAAGTCAAACAATATGGGTTTCTACTAAAGATGGCTTGTACAGAATAAACAATTCAGGCATTAGTCCATTCTATCTCAACAATCTGCCAATGTACGCTTCCTGTTTAACGACATACGCCAATCTGGTAATTGTCGGAACCTTTAACAACGGGATCAAGATCATCGATGGAAATAATGTAAAAAGCCTTACTTCAGATGATGGTCTATTGTCAAATGACATCGTAAACATTAAAGTTATCAATAAAAATCTGTGGGTCTATACAAGTGGATCAATCCAAATCTTTAGTCTGGAAACTTTTAAATTAACTTACAAATATCCGTTTCCTACCACAAATAATGTCTTTCTAACAAACGCTGACGAACTTAATAACAACTGCTACTTTACAGTGTTAAACGGGCTTTATAAAATTACGCCTGTGCAGAAAAAAGGAGACACCATTGGCATTTATCTGAATTCGTTATTCATTAACCACAAGGACACGTCGACAGTAAACAATTTAAAACTCCCCTATTTTCGGAATGATATACAACTATCCCTGGGGACTCCCTATCTGTTTGACGCAAAAGACATCGTCATCAAATACCGGTTGGAGAATAACGACTCGACAAAATGGCTCTACGCTCGCCCGGGTGAACGTAATTTCCATTTTGCATCTTTAATGCCCGGAGATTATCAGTTTGAGGCATCTGCTATTAAACCGCAATCGGGCTTATCGAGTCGTCCGTTTATTATGAATTTTACTATTCGTCAGCCTTGGTGGCAAACATGGTGGTTCGAGTCATTAGAAACGATTGGGTTTCTGTTCATTGTAGTTGGTGTTTTAAGATATTATTACGTCAATAAGCTGAACAGGCAAAAATTACAATTTGAAAAAGAACTTATTGCCGAAAAGGAACGCCAGCACATAAGCAGGGAAATACACGATCATATAGGCCAGGCGCTTTCTGTGATCAAGCTGAATTTGAACATGAATAGTCAGATTGACGACACCAAAGAGCTTGTAAGTGAAGTGATGGACGACCTGCGTCAATTTACACATGGGTTATATCATGGCAAACTTCTGAAAGGCAGTCTCTCTGACACGATAAAAAAAGACGTTGAAAGACTAAACATAAGCGATCAGTTGGTAGCTTCATTAGATGTCAGTGAAACTACCGATACTATAAATCCGGAATATCAACTGTTAATTTACCGGATTTTCCAGGAAGCAATTAGTAATATTCTTAAACATGCTAATGCCAAAAACATTTTTGTTCAGATGATCAGCGATAAAAAGCATTTTAAGCTAACAATAGTAGATGACGGGATAGGGTTCTCAGACGAGGGCCAAGGGAAAGGCCTGGGGTTAGATAGCATGCGGAGAAGAGCAAAATTATTGAAAGGGAAACTGACTATTGTTAGTAAGCCGCACGAAGGGTGCAAAATAGAATTAATTATTAGTCATGTCCAAAAATTATAATTCATATGGGATCCGTAACTGTTGCCATTGTTGATGATCATAAATTATTTAGCCGTAGCCTTGAGGTGATGATCAATAGATTCCGCGGGTATTCCGTGTTGTTTACCGCGTCTGACGGGCTCGATTTTATCCATAAGCTTAAAATGCAGCTTAACAGGCCGCGCATTGTGGTGATGGACCAATTTATGCCTATAATGGATGGTGCTTCCACGGTAGTATGGCTTAGAGAGAACTTTCCGGAGATATCGGTTATCGCATTGTCAATGAACCACAGCGAGGGTACCGTTTTAAATATGGCAAAAAATGGAGTCAAAGGTTATTTGCATAAGGACGCGGAGTTAACTGAGTTTAAAGAATCCCTGGATATCGTGAGCAAGGGAGGTTACTACTACCCTGATTACATTACCGATTTTCTTATTAATATGGGAAATAAACCGGCAAAAGGTACGGATAATGAAACTGACAGCTTAAAACCGCGGGAGATCGAATTCTTAAAGTTGGCTTGTTCTGAATTAACCTATAAAGAGATAGCGGAAAAAATGAATGCAAGCTTACGTACCGTGGACTCTTACCGAGATCAGTTATTTGAAAAACTTAATATAAAAAGCAGGATAGGTTTGGTACTGTATGCCGTCAGGAATAAGATCGTGGATAATATGTAAGTATATACTTTATTGCCACGTTTGATTTAAAGCATCATGCGTAAACAACCCCCACCTAAGGTGGGGGCTTTATCCTAACCCCTAAAGGGGATGGTCGTCAAAACAATTTCAGGTCAGTTGTTCCGTCTTCTTTCCGCTCTTCTGTTTCCTGATATTTTACATAGTTCTTTATCCGTTCTTCATCTACACCTACCGTACTTACAAAATAACCTCTACTCCAAAAATGATTACCCCAATATGGCTTCTTGCGCAAACTCGGATAATTACTGAACATCATTAGTGCTGTTTTACCTTTTAATATCCCCATGAAATCACTCACACTCATCTTTGGCGGGATGCTACAAACCATGTGAACATGATCGGCTTGAATATTCATCTCCAATATCTCCACTTCTTTCCATCCGCATATTGCTCGAATCTTATTCTCCAATGTATCGGCCACCACATCTGTTAATACCCTGAAGCGATATTTCGGCGTCCACACAACATGGTAAACACAATAGTAAAAGCTATGAGATAATTTCCTGTATTTCGTCACAAATACTAAGATAGCGGTTTCTGGCCTAGCCTTCACACCTTACCTACCGCCTTAGGCGGTGGTTTTACTATTATAATAAAAAAGCCGCCTGTTATTGAAAACAGGCGGCTTTTATGTATCAGGACTGTCGCTTACGCTTCAACTTCTTCAGTTTTTGAAGCCATCAGGCGGTCAAATTCTTCCTGCGAACCTACGCGGATATTTTCGTACACACGCAAACCTGTTCCGGATGGGATAAGGTGACCAACGATCACGTTTTCCTTCAGGCCAAGCATGTTGTCCTTTTTACCTGCAATAGCTGCCTCGTTCAGTACTTTGGTAGTTTCCTGGAAGGATGCTGCAGAGATGAACGACTTGGTGCCTAACGATGCACGGGTAATACCTTGTAGCAGCGGGCTTGATGTAGCGGCGATAGCATCACGCACTTCAACGAGTTTCATGTCCTTACGCTTCAATACCGAATTCTCATCGCGGAGCCTTCTAACTGAAACGATCTGGCCTGCTTTCAACGTGGTTGAATCACCGGGCTCAACAACAACTTTCTTATCGTAGATGTCGTCATTTTCCATCATGAAATCCCAACCGTCAACAGCTTCTTTTTCAAGGAAACGGGTGTCGCCGGCATCCTCGATCTGTACTTTCTGCATCATCTGGTGTACGATAACTTCAAAGTGCTTGTCGTTGATCTTCACACCCTGCAAACGGTAAACTTCCTGTATACCATTCACCAGGTATTCCTGCACCGCAGCCGGGCCTTTGATAGCCAGGATATCGGCAGGAGATATAGAGCCATCTGACAACGGCATGCCCGCTTTTATAAAGTCGTTATCCTGAACCAGGATGTGTTTTGACAGCGGAACAAGGTATTTCTTGATCTGCCCGTCTTTCGACTCAATGGTGATCTCACGGTTACCGCGTTTTACACCACCTAAAGTTACCACCCCGTCAATCTCGGTTACTACCGCAGGATTCGATGGGTTACGTGCTTCGAATAATTCAGTTACACGTGGCAAACCACCGGTGATGTCACGGGTCTTGCCGGTCGAACGAGGTATTTTCGCAATAACCTGGCCGGTCCGGATCTTTTCACCTTCGTCTACCGCAATGTGCGCACCCACAGGGATGTTATAACCTTTTATCAGGTTGCCTTTATTATCGGCTACCTGGATAACAGGGTTCTTTGTTTTATCGCGGGTATCAATGATCACTTTTTCGCGGTGACCTGTCTGCTCGTCCGATTCTTCGCGGAAAGTAATGCCTTCCAATACAGCGTCGAACTGTGCAACACCTGCAAATTCAGAAATGATCACGGCGTTGTATGGATCCCATGAACAAATACGATCGCCTTTGGTGATCTTGCTGCCATCCTTCACATACAGGTATGAGCCATATGGAATGTTATTGGTCATGATCACTTTATTGCTGCCCTGCTCAAGTATTCGGAACTCGCCGGAACGGCCCAATACCACTTCAACCGGTCCTTCTTCAGTTTCGAAAGGTACGGTACGTACGTTTTCGAACTCGATAACACCTTCGAAACGAGCATTGATCTGCGATTCAGCGGCGATGTTAGATGCTGTACCACCCACGTGGAATGTACGCAGTGTTAACTGTGTTCCAGGCTCACCGATAGACTGTGCTGCAATTACACCTACAGCCTCACCCATTTGCACGCGTTTACCGCTGGCAAGGTTACGGCCATAGCACAATGCGCACACGCCGCGCTTGCTTTCACACGTTAATACCGAACGTATCTCGATACCTTCAAGCGGCGAATTTTCTATATTCTTAGCGATATCTTCGTCGATGTCCTGTCCGGCAGATACTAACAATTCATTAGTGATTGGGTCATGAACATCATGCAATGAAGTACGTCCAAGGATACGGTCGAACAATGGTTCAACAATATCTTCGTTGTCTTTCAATGCAGTGGTAAAGATACCTCTCAAAGTACCGCAATCGGTTTCACCAACGATCATATCCTGCGCCACGTCATGTAAACGACGGGTCAGGTAACCGGCATCAGCAGTTTTCAAAGCCGTATCAGCCAAACCTTTACGTGCACCGTGGGTTGAAATGAAGTATTCCAACACTGACAAACCTTCCTTAAAGTTCGAAAGGATCGGGTTCTCGATAATTTCACCACCTGAGCCAGATTTCTGCGGCTTGGCCATCAAACCACGCATACCTGCAAGCTGGCGTATCTGTTCTTTCGAACCACGCGCGCCTGAGTCAAGCATCATATATACAGAGTTGAAGCCCTGGTTATCTGTCGACAATATCTCCATCACGTTTGCAGTCAAACGGTTGTTGATACGCGTCCAGATATCGATGATCTGGTTGTAACGTTCGTTATTGGTAATGAAACCCATATTATAGTTACCCATTACCTCTTCTACTTGTTTAGAAGCTTGTTCGATAAGTGTAACTTTCTCGGCAGGGATATTGATATCTTTCAGGTTAAACGACAAACCGCCCTGGAATGCCATCTGGAACCCTAATTCCTTAATGTCATCCAGGAATTGGGCAGCGCGCGCCATACCCGTTACCTTCACTACCTCACCAATAATATCACGCAATGATTTTTTTGTAAGCAGTTCATTGATATAACCCACTTCAACCGGAACATGCTGGTTAAATAACACGCGGCCAACTGTAGTGTCGATCAGTTTATTAACCAGACTTCCGTCTTTTTCTTTAACAGTTGCTTTAACTTTGATAAAGGCATGCAGGTCAAGCTTCTTCTCGTTGTAGGCAATAATAACCTCTTCTGCAGAATAGAATGACAAGCCTTCTCCCTTAATGGTGCGGGTAGCATCTGTTTTACGGCCTTTGGTTATGTAGTACAAACCAAGTACCATGTCCTGCGATGGTACAGTAATAGGTGTCCCGTTGGCAGGGTTAAGGATGTTGTGCGATGCCAGCATCAATATCTGGGCTTCCAAAATAGCGGCATTGCCAAGTGGTACGTGCACAGCCATCTGGTCACCGTCAAAGTCGGCGTTGAACGCGGTACAGGTTAACGGGTGTAGCTGGATAGCTTTACCTTCAACCAGTTTCGGCTGGAAAGCCTGGATACCCAACCTGTGCAGTGTAGGCGCACGGTTTAGCAATACAGGGTGACCCTTCAATACGTTTTCCAAAATATCCCAAACCAACGGGTCCTTACGGTCAACGATCTTTTTAGCCGATTTTACAGTTTTTACAACACCGCGCTCGATCATCTTACGGATGATGAACGGTTTGAATAGCTCGGCAGCCATATCTTTTGGTAAACCGCATTCGTGTAATTTCAGGTTTGGACCTACAACAATTACCGAACGGGCCGAGTAATCGACACGTTTACCTAATAAGTTTTGACGGAAACGGCCTTGTTTACCTTTCAGAATGTCCGAAAGTGATTTCAAAGCACGGTTACCTTCGGTTTTCACCGCGTTCACTTTACGTGAGTTATCAAAAAGCGAATCCACGGCTTCCTGCAGCATACGTTTTTCGTTACGCAGGATCACTTCAGGCGCTTTGATCTCGATCAACCTTTTCAAACGGTTGTTACGGATGATAACACGGCGGTACAAGTCGTTCAAATCGGAAGTGGCGAAACGGCCGCCTTCCAGTGGCACCAATGGACGCAGTTCAGGCGGGATAACCGGAACGATCTTAACGATCATCCACTCAGGATTATTCTCCACACGTGTTTTCGCGTCACGGAAAGCTTCAACTACCTGGAGGCGTTTTAAAGCTTCATTTTTACGTTGCTGTGAAGTTTCGTTAGCAGCCTGGTGACGCAGATCATAAGATTGCTGATCAAGGTCTAAACGCCTCAACAATTCTTCCAAAGCCTCGGCACCCATCTTGGCAACAAACTTTTGAGGGTCCTTGTCATCCAGGTACTGGTTTTCTTTTGGAAGTGTATCCAAAACGTCAAGGTATTCTTCTTCCGTCAGGAAGTCCATTTTCGAAATCCCGTCAGCCTCCTTAATACCCGGCTGGATAACTACATATCTTTCATAATAAATGATCAGATCGAGTTTTTTGGTTGGTAATCCCAGCAGGTAACCTATCTTGTTCGGCAACGAACGGAAATACCAGATATGAGCAACCGGAACCACCAGGTTGATGTGTCCCATGCGCTCGCGGCGAACTTTCTTTTCGGTCACTTCCACACCGCAACGGTCGCACACGATACCCTTGTAACGGATACGTTTGTACTTACCGCAATGGCACTCGTAATCCTTAACCGGACCAAAAATACGCTCACAGAATAAACCGTCACGCTCAGGCTTGTAAGTCCTGTAGTTAATGGTTTCTGGTTTTAAAACTTCACCGCTCGAACGCTCCAGTATGGATTCAGGCGAAGCCAGGCTGATGGTAATGGTGGTAAAGTTACTTTTGATTTTATTATCCTTTTTGTAAGACATAGTCTCCTTTGTTTTAATGATTGAAGGAATGATTATTGATTTTTGAAGGGGGTTTGAATTAATCAATAATTCAATCCCTCAATAATTCAATAATTATTCTAAAGTGATATCCAAACCTAAACCTCTTAACTCATGAACCAATACATTGAATGATTCAGGAACTGACGGCGTTGGCAGGTTCTCACCTTTAACAATAGCCTCATAAGTTTTGGCACGGCCGATAACATCATCCGATTTCACGGTCAATATTTCCTGCAGTATGTTGGATGCACCGAATGCTTCGAGCGCCCAAACCTCCATTTCACCAAAACGCTGACCACCGAACTGGGCTTTACCACCCAATGGTTGTTGTGTTATCAGTGAGTATGGCCCGATCGAACGTGCGTGCATCTTATCGTCAACCATGTGGCCAAGTTTCAGCATGTAGATAATACCTACTGTGGTTTGCTGGTCAAAACGCTCGCCCGTTAAACCATTGTACAGGTAAGTACGACCTGATTCAGGCAAGCCTGCTTTGGCAACCCATTCCTCAACTTCGCTATGGCTCGCACCATCGAAAATTGGAGTAGCGAATTTCACACCAAGCTCTTTACCTGCCCAGCCCAATACAGTTTCGTATATCTGGCCCAGGTTCATACGCGATGGTACACCCAGCGGGTTAAGCACAATATCAACAGGCGTTCCGTCTTCCAGGAATGGCATGTCCTCGTCGCGCACGATACGGGCAACAATACCCTTGTTACCGTGACGTCCGGCCATTTTATCACCCACTTTCAGCTTACGCTTTTTAGCGATGTAAACTTTGGCCATTTGTACAATACCCGATGGAAGTTCGTCACCCACGCTGATGGCGAATTTATCGCGACGGTAAGCACCCAATTCTTCATTAACCTTTATTCCGTAGTTATGAAGCAGGATCTTGATCAGGTCGTTCTTATCATCATCAGTTGTCCACTTGGTTGGGTTAACATTTTCGTAGTTCAGCTCAACCAGTATTTTTTGGGTGAATTTAACGCCCTTAGGTACCAGCAGCTCCTTGTAAACGTTGTACACACCTTGTGATGTCTTACCATTCACGATCTCGAACAATTTTTCGATCAGGATATTCTTCAGATCTTTAATTGCTTTTTCATGTTTGGTATCCAGTTTCTCCAACTGTGCCTTTTCTTCGGCTTTTGAAGTTTTCTTGGCACGAGAGAACAATTTGGTGTCAATTACTACACCGGCAATCGACGGCGGGGTTTTCAGCGAAGCGTCTTTTACGTCGCCTGCTTTATCACCAAATATCGCACGCAGCAATTTCTCTTCCGGTGAAGGATCAGATTCGCCTTTTGGCGTGATCTTACCGATCAGGATGTCGCCTTCCTTAACCTCGGCGCCAACACGGATGATGCCGTCTTCGTCAAGGTCTTTGGTGGCTTCTTCCGATACGTTCGGGATATCCGGTGTCAATTCCTCCTCACCACGTTTGGTGTCACGAACTTCAAGCTCGAACTCTTCAACGTGAAGCGAAGTGAATATATCCTGTGATACGACACGCTCGGAAATTACGATAGCATCCTCGAAGTTATAACCCTGCCATGGCATGAAAGCCACTTTCAGGTTACGGCCAAGGGCAAGCTCGCCATCCTGTGTTGCATATCCTTCGCAAAGTACCTGTCCTTTTTCAACCCGCTGGCCTTTCTTAACAATAGGCTTTAGGTTGATGGTGGTGCTTTGGTTGGTTTTCTTAAACTTAGTTAAGATGTAGCTTTGACTGTCGCCGTCGAATGAGATCAAACGGTCGGTTTCGTCGCGGTCGTATTTGATACGGATCTCGTTAGCATCAACGTACTCAACCACACCATCGCCTTCGGCGTTGATTAGGGTACGAGAGTCTTTTGCTACACGGCCTTCCAAACCTGTACCTACAATCGGCGCCTCGGGGCGCAGAAGCGGTACGGCCTGGCGTTGCATGTTCGAACCCATCAGTGCACGGTTAGCGTCATCATGTTCCAGGAACGGAATTAATGAAGCTGCGATCGAGGTGATCTGGTTTGGAGCAATATCCATATAATCAAGTCTTTCAGGCTCAATTACAGGGAAGTCACCTTCGAAACGTGCTTTTACACGCGGAGTATCAAATATGCCTTTATCGTTGTAAACAGCATTAGCCTGGCCAATGGTTTTACCGTCTTCATCTTCTGCAGACAGGTAAACAACCGGTTCATCAACTGCTACCACACCATTTTCAACACGTTTATAAGGGGTTTCAATAAAACCTAAGTTGTTGATCTTGGCGTGAACGCAAAGCGATGATATCAGACCGATGTTCGGGCCTTCCGGGGTTTCGATGGTACACAAACGACCGTAGTGGGTGTAGTGTACGTCACGAACCTCGAAACCGGCACGCTCACGCGACAGACCACCCGGGCCAAGGGCCGAAAGACGACGCTTGTGCGTGATCTCTGCCAATGGGTTGGTTTGGTCCATGAACTGCGAAAGCTGGTTGGTACCAAAGAACGAGTTGATTACAGACGATAATGTACGC
Above is a window of Mucilaginibacter ginsenosidivorans DNA encoding:
- a CDS encoding sensor histidine kinase, whose product is MINFFKFLSLSLLALVYTNKCSAQATALKQITGLRSTEVYDLLTDSKGFLWIAHDAGISKYDGISFTNFSNPQQASLATTNLLEDKLGRIWFINFTGQIFYIENGHMTLLKAYKSEAERVFPRMGLLDNLLIATSKKGLFICDINTLQCHYENCIGAPNRSTSSLCILKDKVLLYGSGYWFIYQPHVGLKTAVLKGDDGQISNSLTLSRSSYKDTSLMFRNPSNTFYKLWVSSDTVKVCEAKRFDSFINTVSIVNNKYWINSINSSLPNDSKSKLIKGYNISCIAADKEGHYWYGSLQHGLLTDSLRSDTLQSDCMLHLGKDDLIKCMVKKGENLFLGTQSGMLISYNTITNRSTLLTTLPASDGGITYLKLLNNERILIGSPVYTYIFRLKGHCLKSIDLVTSLKQAEQIDGALLMASSNNMIVLPDKDDQLTFDIFKKKFKGLADKKYTMFGNNARFLSFTKRSRAICYSSASQTIWVSTKDGLYRINNSGISPFYLNNLPMYASCLTTYANLVIVGTFNNGIKIIDGNNVKSLTSDDGLLSNDIVNIKVINKNLWVYTSGSIQIFSLETFKLTYKYPFPTTNNVFLTNADELNNNCYFTVLNGLYKITPVQKKGDTIGIYLNSLFINHKDTSTVNNLKLPYFRNDIQLSLGTPYLFDAKDIVIKYRLENNDSTKWLYARPGERNFHFASLMPGDYQFEASAIKPQSGLSSRPFIMNFTIRQPWWQTWWFESLETIGFLFIVVGVLRYYYVNKLNRQKLQFEKELIAEKERQHISREIHDHIGQALSVIKLNLNMNSQIDDTKELVSEVMDDLRQFTHGLYHGKLLKGSLSDTIKKDVERLNISDQLVASLDVSETTDTINPEYQLLIYRIFQEAISNILKHANAKNIFVQMISDKKHFKLTIVDDGIGFSDEGQGKGLGLDSMRRRAKLLKGKLTIVSKPHEGCKIELIISHVQKL
- a CDS encoding response regulator; protein product: MGSVTVAIVDDHKLFSRSLEVMINRFRGYSVLFTASDGLDFIHKLKMQLNRPRIVVMDQFMPIMDGASTVVWLRENFPEISVIALSMNHSEGTVLNMAKNGVKGYLHKDAELTEFKESLDIVSKGGYYYPDYITDFLINMGNKPAKGTDNETDSLKPREIEFLKLACSELTYKEIAEKMNASLRTVDSYRDQLFEKLNIKSRIGLVLYAVRNKIVDNM
- the tnpA gene encoding IS200/IS605 family transposase; translation: MTKYRKLSHSFYYCVYHVVWTPKYRFRVLTDVVADTLENKIRAICGWKEVEILEMNIQADHVHMVCSIPPKMSVSDFMGILKGKTALMMFSNYPSLRKKPYWGNHFWSRGYFVSTVGVDEERIKNYVKYQETEERKEDGTTDLKLF
- the rpoC gene encoding DNA-directed RNA polymerase subunit beta', coding for MSYKKDNKIKSNFTTITISLASPESILERSSGEVLKPETINYRTYKPERDGLFCERIFGPVKDYECHCGKYKRIRYKGIVCDRCGVEVTEKKVRRERMGHINLVVPVAHIWYFRSLPNKIGYLLGLPTKKLDLIIYYERYVVIQPGIKEADGISKMDFLTEEEYLDVLDTLPKENQYLDDKDPQKFVAKMGAEALEELLRRLDLDQQSYDLRHQAANETSQQRKNEALKRLQVVEAFRDAKTRVENNPEWMIVKIVPVIPPELRPLVPLEGGRFATSDLNDLYRRVIIRNNRLKRLIEIKAPEVILRNEKRMLQEAVDSLFDNSRKVNAVKTEGNRALKSLSDILKGKQGRFRQNLLGKRVDYSARSVIVVGPNLKLHECGLPKDMAAELFKPFIIRKMIERGVVKTVKSAKKIVDRKDPLVWDILENVLKGHPVLLNRAPTLHRLGIQAFQPKLVEGKAIQLHPLTCTAFNADFDGDQMAVHVPLGNAAILEAQILMLASHNILNPANGTPITVPSQDMVLGLYYITKGRKTDATRTIKGEGLSFYSAEEVIIAYNEKKLDLHAFIKVKATVKEKDGSLVNKLIDTTVGRVLFNQHVPVEVGYINELLTKKSLRDIIGEVVKVTGMARAAQFLDDIKELGFQMAFQGGLSFNLKDINIPAEKVTLIEQASKQVEEVMGNYNMGFITNNERYNQIIDIWTRINNRLTANVMEILSTDNQGFNSVYMMLDSGARGSKEQIRQLAGMRGLMAKPQKSGSGGEIIENPILSNFKEGLSVLEYFISTHGARKGLADTALKTADAGYLTRRLHDVAQDMIVGETDCGTLRGIFTTALKDNEDIVEPLFDRILGRTSLHDVHDPITNELLVSAGQDIDEDIAKNIENSPLEGIEIRSVLTCESKRGVCALCYGRNLASGKRVQMGEAVGVIAAQSIGEPGTQLTLRTFHVGGTASNIAAESQINARFEGVIEFENVRTVPFETEEGPVEVVLGRSGEFRILEQGSNKVIMTNNIPYGSYLYVKDGSKITKGDRICSWDPYNAVIISEFAGVAQFDAVLEGITFREESDEQTGHREKVIIDTRDKTKNPVIQVADNKGNLIKGYNIPVGAHIAVDEGEKIRTGQVIAKIPRSTGKTRDITGGLPRVTELFEARNPSNPAVVTEIDGVVTLGGVKRGNREITIESKDGQIKKYLVPLSKHILVQDNDFIKAGMPLSDGSISPADILAIKGPAAVQEYLVNGIQEVYRLQGVKINDKHFEVIVHQMMQKVQIEDAGDTRFLEKEAVDGWDFMMENDDIYDKKVVVEPGDSTTLKAGQIVSVRRLRDENSVLKRKDMKLVEVRDAIAATSSPLLQGITRASLGTKSFISAASFQETTKVLNEAAIAGKKDNMLGLKENVIVGHLIPSGTGLRVYENIRVGSQEEFDRLMASKTEEVEA
- the rpoB gene encoding DNA-directed RNA polymerase subunit beta gives rise to the protein MANKINQRVNFATSRKVLDYPDFLDVQLQSFQEFFQLETTSDNRHKEGLFKVFAENFPISDSRNIFVLEFLDYFIDPPRYDIRECIERGLTYSVPLKAKLRLSCNDAEHEDFETIVQDVYLGTIPYMTPKGTFVINGAERVIVSQLHRSPGVFFGQSRHTNGTKLYSARVIPFKGSWIEFATDVNNVMYAYIDRKKKFPVTTLLRAIGYDSDKDILELFELADEVKVSKSGLKKYIGRKLAARVLKKWVEDFVDEDTGEVVSIDRNEIILERETVLEDDHIDMIIDAGVKTIILNKEDSASSGDYTIIYNTLQKDTSNSEKEAVEHIYRQLRNAEPPDEETARGIIDRLFFSDKRYDLGDVGRYRINRKLKLDTSDETKVLTRQDIIAIVKYLIKLINSKAEVDDIDHLSNRRVRTVGEQLYAQFGVGLARMARTIRERMNIRDNEVFTPTDLINARTLSSVINSFFGTNQLSQFMDQTNPLAEITHKRRLSALGPGGLSRERAGFEVRDVHYTHYGRLCTIETPEGPNIGLISSLCVHAKINNLGFIETPYKRVENGVVAVDEPVVYLSAEDEDGKTIGQANAVYNDKGIFDTPRVKARFEGDFPVIEPERLDYMDIAPNQITSIAASLIPFLEHDDANRALMGSNMQRQAVPLLRPEAPIVGTGLEGRVAKDSRTLINAEGDGVVEYVDANEIRIKYDRDETDRLISFDGDSQSYILTKFKKTNQSTTINLKPIVKKGQRVEKGQVLCEGYATQDGELALGRNLKVAFMPWQGYNFEDAIVISERVVSQDIFTSLHVEEFELEVRDTKRGEEELTPDIPNVSEEATKDLDEDGIIRVGAEVKEGDILIGKITPKGESDPSPEEKLLRAIFGDKAGDVKDASLKTPPSIAGVVIDTKLFSRAKKTSKAEEKAQLEKLDTKHEKAIKDLKNILIEKLFEIVNGKTSQGVYNVYKELLVPKGVKFTQKILVELNYENVNPTKWTTDDDKNDLIKILLHNYGIKVNEELGAYRRDKFAISVGDELPSGIVQMAKVYIAKKRKLKVGDKMAGRHGNKGIVARIVRDEDMPFLEDGTPVDIVLNPLGVPSRMNLGQIYETVLGWAGKELGVKFATPIFDGASHSEVEEWVAKAGLPESGRTYLYNGLTGERFDQQTTVGIIYMLKLGHMVDDKMHARSIGPYSLITQQPLGGKAQFGGQRFGEMEVWALEAFGASNILQEILTVKSDDVIGRAKTYEAIVKGENLPTPSVPESFNVLVHELRGLGLDITLE